One Vicinamibacterales bacterium genomic window, TCGACCAGGGCGGCCACCACGTCCAGTTCAATGTCGTGGACCGGGCGGTGCTGCTCGATGCGATGGCGCACCCCGAGCAGCATCGCGATCTGATGGTTCGCGTCGCCGGCTACTCCGATTACTTCGTGCTGCTCAGCCCCGACATCCAGCGCGAGATCCTGTCGAGAACCGAACACGGGCTGTGACACGACGGCGTCAACTGCGCCGAGCCCAGCCTCTCTCGAGGAGCACTCATGAGCCATCACCACGGACAGACCCGGCGGGCGTTTCTTGGTTCGGTGACCGGGGCCGCGACCGTTGCCCTCGCGGCCGTGAACGTGCGGGGCCTGTCCAGGCGCCCCGAGGCCGATGCGGCGACCGGCCGGTCGGCGCGTGCGGCGAACGATCGGATTCAAATTGCGTTGATTGGTGCCGGCGGCATGGGCGTGGAGGATGCCAAGACGGCCCTCACGATCGACGGCGTGCGCCTCGTCGCGGCGTGCGACCTCTACGACGGGCGTCTGCAGAAGGCGCAGGAGATGTGGGGACGCGACATCCTCACGACGCGCGACTACCGCGAAGTGCTGGCGCGCAAGAACGTCGACGCGGTTATCATCGGCACGCCGGACCATTGGCACCAGCGGATCTCGATAGACGCCATGGACGCCGGCAAGGCGGTCTATTGCGAGAAGCCGATGGTTCACGAATTGGGTGAGGGCGACGCGGTGATTGCGGCCCAGCGCCGCAACAAGGCCGTCTTCGAGGTGGGCAGCCAGGGCATGAGTTCGCTCGGCAACGAGAAGGCGAGGGAACTGCTCGCGGCAGGCGCCATCGGCACGCTGAACTACGCCGAAGGGTTCTGGGCCCGCAATTCCCCGGTCGGCGCGTGGCAGTATCCCGTGCCGAAGGACGCGTCGGCGCAGACACTCGACTTCGACCGCTTCCTCGGCTCCTCCCCGAAGCGCCCCTTCGATCCCATCCGCTTCTTCCGCTGGCGCAACTATCGCGACTACGGCACCGGTGTCAGCGGCGACCTGTTCGTCCACCTGTTCTCGAGCCTGCACTTCATCACCGGCTCGATGGGACCGACCACGATCATGGCGTCCGGCGGACTCCGCTACTGGAAGGACGGCCGCGACGCACCCGACATCATGCTCGGCATGTTCGAGTATCCCGAGGCCGCGGCGCACCCGCCCTTCAATCTGTCGCTCCGCGTCAACTTCGTCGACGGGACCTCGGGCAGCACGTACCTGCGCCTGGTGGGTAGCGAGGGCGCGATGGACGTCACCTGGGACGACGTGACGCTCAGGCGCAACAAGAAATGGGATCCGCTGCGCGCCATCCAGGCCGAGTTCAGGGACGACCCCGAACCGGCGTCCCGCCAGCAGATGCTGCCCTCGGCCGTCGTCTACAAGGTGGAGACCGGCTACAAGGGAGCACACTACGATCACTTCAACAACCTCTTCACCGCCATGCGCGGAGGGAAGCCCGTGGCCGAGGACGCGGTGTTCGGCTATCGCGCGGCGGCGCCGGCCCTGGCGTGCAACCAGAGCTACTACGAGAAACGCGTCATCCACTGGGACCCGGTGGGGATGAAGGTCGTGGGATAGGTGAAATCCATGAAGATATCCATCCTCGTTTCGACGGTGCTCGTGCTTCTCGGAGCCGTCGTGTCCGCGCAGGCCCCGTCGCCCAACACGCTGACGCCCGTCGAGCGGTCCGCCGGGTGGCGGCTGCTGTTCGACGGACGCTCGACGAGCGGCTGGCACACATTCGGGAAGGACCGCGTCGTCGGCTGGGAGATTGCCAACGGTGAACTGATCGCTCTCGGCCTGGGCGGCGATCACGCGAACGACATCGTCACGAACGACGAGTTCGAGAACTTCGAACTGGCGGTCGAGTGGAAGCTGTCACCGCGCGCCAACAGCGGCATCTTCTTCGATGTCGTCGAGCAGGGCTACGAGCAGATCTACGCGACCGGTCCCGAGTACCAGTTGATCGACGACGATGGGTGGCCGGACAAGCTGGAGGACTGGCAGCACACCGGGGCGAATTACGCGATGCACCCGCCGTCGCAGAAAGCCTCGAAACCGGTCGGGCAGTGGAACCGGACGCGCATCGTGGTGAACCGCGGCCACGTCGAGCACTACCTGAACGGCGCCAAGGTGGTCGAGTACGACCTGTGGACGCCCGACTGGCAGCAGCGCGTCATGGCCGGCAAGTGGAAGGACTTCCCGGGTTACGGCAAAGCCAGGCGCGGGAAGATCGGCCTGCAGGACCACGGGAACAGGGTGTATTTCAGGAGTATCAAGGTCAGGACGATATAGGGTGCTTCAGGTGCCTCAGGTGCTGCAGGTGCGGCGTGGAGGGTACGAGTAGGTGTGGGACGGACGAGGACGCCCGTCCCACTCACCGTCTGGAGCCTCGAGCCCTACTGTCCGAGCTTCTTCAGATTCCCGCCCAGGCGGCCTGCGTTTGGCGGCGGCATCTGCATCGGTCCCGTCTGCGGCGGGTTCACGCCAACCATCGCGTAGATTTCGTCCTTCGTCCACCCGGCCTTGATGAGCGCCAGGTACATCTGCTGCTTGGCCTCGTCCACGCGCCGCTTCTTCGCCGCGTCGGTCACCACTGGTTCACCCATCGGCGACGATGCCACGCTTTCCCTGGTGGTCAGCAGCAGGCCGTCCGAACCTCCGATGGCGTTCTTCAGGTCGATGAGCTTCGACGCCACGGCCTGCGGGGCCGTCGCGTCGAACTCCACCGACATCAGGACGTTCTTCGTCTTGAGGCGCGTGGCGACCGGCGCCGCGGGCACACTCATCGCGCCCGTCAGGATGAACGGCTTCTTTGCGGCATCCAGCATGTCGTCGAGCAGTTGCATCGACGGGTTGACCAGCGTCACCACGACGCCGCTCGACTCGAACTGATCGAGTGCGGTCCGACCGCGATCCGTGAGGCCGCCGGGGGTGAACCAGGCGCCATCACCGCGTGCGGTCACTTCCACACGGCCGACGCCGAGCAACTTGGCGGCGGTGTCGATGAGCGCGAGGTTCCCGCCGAAGGCCGTCGTGTCGTTGAGCGAGATGTTGAATCGCGGTCCCTGGATCGGTGCGTTCTGGCCGCCGAACATCACGGCACGGCCGCCTGGTCTCACCTCGGCGATGTTGATCGGGTTCAGCCGCATGCCGTTGTAGAGGTGGAGCCGGTCCGGCACGATCATCGCCGTCGTGTTGTCGTTCGCAACGTTGATGAGGCCCTGCAGGACGAACTGTCCGGTCTTGCGGAGGATCTCCGGGTCGATCTTCGCAGCCTTGTCGCCCGCGTCGTGATAGTCCGGGTGACCTGCGCCGCCGCTCGTCATCAAGGCCAGCGACTCGATGCCCTGCTCGATGAAGCCGGAGAAATCGCTGCCGCCTGGGCCGCCGGTGGACGCATCCACCACCTTCGCCACGTCCGGATCCTGGTTCCGCATGATCACGTCGAAGATCGCAGGGAAGTTCAGCGCGCCCGGCGCGTCGATCCGATCACCGAGTCCGACCATGTCGCCGTTGAAGTTGACGACGACGTTCTCCATCTTCACGCCGTCGCTCGGCGTCTTGGTCCAGTAGTTCGAGCCGATGAGCCCCATCTCCTCGCCGCACCACAGCGCGAAGACAATGGTGCGCTTCGGCTTGATGGTCGCCGCGTTCGCCGCCATCAGCCGCGCCATTTCCATCGTCAGCGCCGAGCCCGACGCGTCGTCGTCGGCGCCGTTGTAGACGACGCCGTCGGTCGTGCCGACGTGATCGAGGTGGCCGCCCACGACGATGTACTGCGACTTCAGCCTGGGATCGGTGCCCTCGACCTTGCCGATTACGTTGTGGGAGATGTTGTTCTTGAACCTCTCGCCGTAGAAGGTGACGGAGGCGTAACCCTTGATCAGGGCCTTGACACCCGTCGTCTGCGATCGGGGCTTCTTGTCGCGGATGTCGCGACGCACGTCCGAGATCCGGCTGACGAAGCCGCGCGGGGATTCCTGCTCCAGATTGCGGTACATCACCTGACGGAACACGCGCTCGTTACAGTCGCCGACGACCAGGAACGGGCGGGTGAAGGCTGATGCCTCGACCGCCGGGCGCCCCATGAACGCCGCGATCGCCTGCGCCTGGCTCGGTGCGGCGGCTGGTGCGAACGGGTTCGGCGCCTGCAGCTTGTCCGGGCTGAAGAGGATGATGCCGGCAGCGCCCTTGTCGTAGGCGGTCGCCACCTTTGCGTTGTCGCGCGATTCGTCGGCCCAGGGTTCGGGATTCTTCGGCTGTGGCGGGGCGACGCCGAACATGCCGCGGGCGGGCGGCGCGTCCTTTGGCGATCCCTTGAACGCGAGGACGATCCTGCCCTTCACATCGATGCCTGCGTACTCGTCGAGGCCCTTGGCCGGGGCGGAGATGCCGTACCCGACGAACACGATCTCGCCGCTGGCCTGAGCACCAGGAGTGGACCTGGCGTCGAGCGCGAAATCACTGTCGCGGACATGAAACGCGCGACCGTCGACGACGAGTTCCGGGATGCCGGAGGTCCAGGCGAAATCCGTCCGGGGTCCGGTGATTGGGACATTCTGGAGGAACGTGCCGTTGTCACCCGCCGGCTTCAAGCCCCACTCCTTGAACTTGGCGGCGGCCCATTCGGCCGTCTTCTCGTAGCCGGGAGTCAGCGTCTGGCGGCCCTGCTTGTCGTCTGCGGCCAGGTAGTCGATGTAGCCCTTGATGACCTTCCCGTCCACCTTGATTGATGCGGCAGCGGTTGCCGCGTGCCCGGCCTTCGACTGAGCCGCCATCGGCGCCACGAGGACCGCCGCGAGGATGATGGAGAAGCCGATCGCGAGAGATGTCTTGCGCCGAGTCATACGGTACGTCCTTTCGCGGGTTGAGAGCGCATGGGACTGGCCCGCTACTTTTCCGGGCCGAAGCGGGTGCCGAGTCCGCGCGCCACTGCGCGGCCGTATGCGAGCAGTGCGATCGCCGTGTCCTGCACGCCCACGCCTGTCAGCGCGCACACGGTGATGTCGTCCTCCCGTTCGCGGCCTGCCCGGCGGCCCGACGTCATGTCTCCGAGTTCCCGGACATCCGCGGTTTGGTCGATCGCACGGCTCTGGAGGGCGTGGTAGAACTCGCCCCGCGCAAAGCACTGCGTCTTGAGGTCGCACGCCAGCCGCGTGGCGCGCGCGAGGACGCCGCTCTCGAGTTCCTGTTTCTCGGGGATGTCCGCACCCATCGCGGTGATGTGCAGGCCCGGGTGGAGCCACTCGGCCTTGACGACGGGCTGGCGCGATGGGGTGCACGTCACCACCACCTGGCTTTCCCGCACGAGCAATTCCGGATCCGCGGGCCCGACGGTGACCGACACCCGCCCACCTGTCGCGGCGGCGTCGGCCTCCAGCAGCGCCGGCAGTTCGCGCACGTAGGCATCAACCGCCGCCGGCGACTGGTCGTACACGAGGACGCGGTCGAACGTGCGCACGAGCCTCAGCGCGCGGACCTGGTAGCGCCCCTGGGCGCCGGCGCCCACGACACCGACGGTGCGGACCTCGCGCGGCGCCAGGTGCCTGGCCGCAATCGCGCCGGCCAGCCCCGTGCGGACGTCGGTCAGGTACCCGTTGTCGAGCAGCACCGCCTCCGGAAAGCCGGTGAGCGTGCTGACGACCACCATGAGGCCGCTCGAGTTCGGGAGCCCCCAGAGCGTGTTGTCGAAGAACCCTGACGCGATCTTGATTGCCAGGCTCGGCAGTCCGTGGATATAGGCCGCTTTCACATCCACTTCGCCACGCCGGCTCGGCACGAACAGGCCGACGATCGGCGGGACGTCTGCCAGGCCTCCGGCGAGCCGCGTGAAGGCGTCCTCGACAGCGGCCAGCGCCTCGACGTCGAGCGCGACGAGGCTCCTGATCTCGCGCTCGGTCAGCACGACGATCGGCGCCACCGATGGCGGCGCGGCGTGGTCGGCGGAGGCGTTGCGGCGGGCGCTCCCGCGGTCGTGGGATTTCGTCATTGGGACATGATATACATTGACACCATGAGAATTCCGAC contains:
- a CDS encoding M28 family peptidase; this encodes MTRRKTSLAIGFSIILAAVLVAPMAAQSKAGHAATAAASIKVDGKVIKGYIDYLAADDKQGRQTLTPGYEKTAEWAAAKFKEWGLKPAGDNGTFLQNVPITGPRTDFAWTSGIPELVVDGRAFHVRDSDFALDARSTPGAQASGEIVFVGYGISAPAKGLDEYAGIDVKGRIVLAFKGSPKDAPPARGMFGVAPPQPKNPEPWADESRDNAKVATAYDKGAAGIILFSPDKLQAPNPFAPAAAPSQAQAIAAFMGRPAVEASAFTRPFLVVGDCNERVFRQVMYRNLEQESPRGFVSRISDVRRDIRDKKPRSQTTGVKALIKGYASVTFYGERFKNNISHNVIGKVEGTDPRLKSQYIVVGGHLDHVGTTDGVVYNGADDDASGSALTMEMARLMAANAATIKPKRTIVFALWCGEEMGLIGSNYWTKTPSDGVKMENVVVNFNGDMVGLGDRIDAPGALNFPAIFDVIMRNQDPDVAKVVDASTGGPGGSDFSGFIEQGIESLALMTSGGAGHPDYHDAGDKAAKIDPEILRKTGQFVLQGLINVANDNTTAMIVPDRLHLYNGMRLNPINIAEVRPGGRAVMFGGQNAPIQGPRFNISLNDTTAFGGNLALIDTAAKLLGVGRVEVTARGDGAWFTPGGLTDRGRTALDQFESSGVVVTLVNPSMQLLDDMLDAAKKPFILTGAMSVPAAPVATRLKTKNVLMSVEFDATAPQAVASKLIDLKNAIGGSDGLLLTTRESVASSPMGEPVVTDAAKKRRVDEAKQQMYLALIKAGWTKDEIYAMVGVNPPQTGPMQMPPPNAGRLGGNLKKLGQ
- a CDS encoding DUF1080 domain-containing protein produces the protein MKISILVSTVLVLLGAVVSAQAPSPNTLTPVERSAGWRLLFDGRSTSGWHTFGKDRVVGWEIANGELIALGLGGDHANDIVTNDEFENFELAVEWKLSPRANSGIFFDVVEQGYEQIYATGPEYQLIDDDGWPDKLEDWQHTGANYAMHPPSQKASKPVGQWNRTRIVVNRGHVEHYLNGAKVVEYDLWTPDWQQRVMAGKWKDFPGYGKARRGKIGLQDHGNRVYFRSIKVRTI
- a CDS encoding Gfo/Idh/MocA family oxidoreductase; translation: MSHHHGQTRRAFLGSVTGAATVALAAVNVRGLSRRPEADAATGRSARAANDRIQIALIGAGGMGVEDAKTALTIDGVRLVAACDLYDGRLQKAQEMWGRDILTTRDYREVLARKNVDAVIIGTPDHWHQRISIDAMDAGKAVYCEKPMVHELGEGDAVIAAQRRNKAVFEVGSQGMSSLGNEKARELLAAGAIGTLNYAEGFWARNSPVGAWQYPVPKDASAQTLDFDRFLGSSPKRPFDPIRFFRWRNYRDYGTGVSGDLFVHLFSSLHFITGSMGPTTIMASGGLRYWKDGRDAPDIMLGMFEYPEAAAHPPFNLSLRVNFVDGTSGSTYLRLVGSEGAMDVTWDDVTLRRNKKWDPLRAIQAEFRDDPEPASRQQMLPSAVVYKVETGYKGAHYDHFNNLFTAMRGGKPVAEDAVFGYRAAAPALACNQSYYEKRVIHWDPVGMKVVG